ctcttgagtTGATCACTAAGCCGAAcacgctgttcttcatatttcgggaTTTTATAAGCagatgctccactgatgcatcagaATGATCACATGGCGTCGGGTATTGCTCGCAGAATAGccacactaagaaaaaaatcgagtattggggagtatttctggcacacaacagtaatcgtcatctggcttgctcgcgtttcctttcttgaaaacccggctctcgtcactttcctatcaagaatgctatgtccgctgataacgcgcgcgccgttcgtgaccggcaagtgccgggaccgtggtgataacgcgaggaatgtACGGaggtagatgacgattattgttgtgtggcggaaatactccccaatactcatttttttcttagagtgcatttctaataaacaaattTAAACACAcaagagtaggaacacattgataacaaggAAAGCCCAGGGCAGAATGACtcagtaaatgagtaaataaaacacaaaaatgacaaGTGGTATCACATTTCAGGTCCCATTGCGACAGAAATGCaacaaggcagcaagcgccattgacatgagatcacaaagaaaagggaaccttattttcaacatttcaagtctcaactaagcaagtggttctcgctgatgcagcatataatATAACATTCACGACCAAGACAATCACATCCCAGCCACCGTGACGGTACAGTGCTTGCAGTACCTGGCTGCTGACGAAAAAGGCTCATGTTTGATCTTGTTCACATTCAATGAACGGGAAATACCAtatgcccgtgtacttatttgggtgcacattaaacaacccccagaggtcaaaatctgtagaacctcaagcacagcatgcctcataatcagacatggttttggcacacaaaatcgcagcagtcattatcacatcacgataacgtagccagaacatgcacgaagtgcaacaaaagtgatcagcagataaaatcacaatgaagtgaATAAGCGAAAAAATGTAAAGAAGCGGCAGTGACCAATAGTCCTCAAAAACAATATCgcagtttctggttaggtacatgtgcaatcatttgctcgaagcattagcaaggcacacatggagatgtcacggcagttcatcaTTCCACTCATGTCAGAGCTGCTCGACTCAcctgaagaacttgagtctgtgcacaaagaaatgatgagactgtctgtttggctgtctataatgccatcacgCCCCCACGCTtcatcctcaagcctcatcacgtgagtgcagtcaaGGGTGGGTCACACTTGCGAGCAGCAGCTCCTCGACAGATTCcttgaagtctgtgttccttgaagcaacacagcctttgacttggctccatacaagctctataggatttagctcgcagtggtaaggaggcaagcgcacaacaTCATGCCTGGagcactggcaagtttgtcaacctggtaaacaaggaaaagatgcttattctgcttaacgagctgcagcagttcacttttcaaTTGGTCATccaaaaaaggaatatttttcgatgTCAACCAGGACCGGATTTCCACTTTTCCAGATGATGAGcttggtagcttctcaacctgagcactgtgatatgacgcattatccatcacgatcacactgtgtggcttgatgttcggtagcagctgttcaacaaaccatttctgaAAATGCAaagcatccatttctgtgtggtaatcaccagcgccctttttggcacggaaaactaggcggctccatcaacaaagccttctgcacttccagcatgcaaaacgattaggcatcctcctttaccgctcggtGCACGGAGGCCCATTGAGAGCCCTTGATGAAATGAGTCTTGCAGAGTCATCACGTTGGTGTCTGTCCgaactctcccctttgtatggccggcgtttacccaggtcccatcaaggtagtagatggtcctgtaaaagagaaagcagtcttattgttaacagcgTACTTTCACAGgcaagagcccattaacaaagcagactGTCGCATGTGTCTGTGTTGCAGCACGCAAGTGGTAAGTTATGCCGGTATGCAGTAAAGCACGACCGCACACATCGCTAGCTAACAACCAAAAGCCCCTCTTTATTCATACATGCCCCGAACCCTAGCGCATCCAGACAGTCTGCGCCATCTGTCGACGCCTACAGAAGACTCGGGTTGCACGCCTTAACTGTTCTTCAGTAGGGGTCGCTACATTCCCCCTTCTCAGCCTGAAATGAAAAGTCCAGTCTTTCAGGCTTTCTCACAACTCGGCCATACTGAGTACGGTAAGTCTGTTGATCTCTCCGCTCCTCACACGAAGTCGTGCCCAATGGTTCTTGCTCTGGTGACGGGGTACTATCGCCCAATTCGTCCTGCAATGTCACGTCCACCGGTTCTGAAAGTAGATCTTCCGAGGGCGACGAGGTACTTTCACCTGAAGTCGGGTCAAAGGGCACCAGATGTTTCCTGTTCCGCTGGATGACTCCGGATGATGTTTCTACGATGTATGACCGAGGCCTCTGTGCCGGGCTTAGTACCTTAGCGACACAAGGAATGTCTTGCACCCATACATCATCTCCTGGCATCAAGGGTCGCAGCTCCCGAACAGCATGATGTCTGTTGAAGTTGCGCGCTTGCTTTTTCCTGGCTGCCCTATCCTTCTTCCTCACTTTAAAAATGGAAGGCCATTTCGGAGCTAGCGCCTCGTCAATCTTGGGAATTGTCGTCTTCAAAGGCCTGCCCATCAAGAGTTGAGTTGGGCTGTATCCTGTTACACTGGGTGTGTCTCGATATGTCAGAAGTGCCAGATAGATGTCTTTAGATTTCAGAAACATATCTTTTACCCTGCGCACCATCCGCTCAACTTCTCCATTTGCTTGTGCGTAGCGCGGACTTGAGGTGACGTGCGAAAAACCATAGGCTTTGCTGAAATCTTTGAAAGCTTCTGACGCAAACTGCGGTCCATTGTCGGCAACCACCACTGACGGCACTCCAAAACGAGCAAAGCAGCTCTTCATGACTGCCATCACCGCTTGAGACGACGTTTGAGACAGGCTAATCACTTCCGGGAAACGAGAGAAGTAATCCACAAGGATAACATATTGTTTACCTTGGATTTCAAAAAGGTCTACGCCTACTCGCTCCCAGGGACCCTTTGACATTGGAGTAGACATGAGAGGTTCACTGTGTTGAACTCTCGTTGATGTGCAGTCTTTGCAGCCCGTGACCATCTTCTCAATTTGGCTATTTATAGTAGGCCACCACACAGATTCACGTGCCCGGGCTTTGCATCTTCCGATTCCTTGATGCCCCTCATGAATTCTGCACAGCATGGCTTTCTGAAGCGACTGTGGTACCACAATTCTTGCGTCTTTTAGCAGAAGTCCTCGGATGACAGAGAGTCTGCCACGCTCTTTCCAGTATGCGCGCAGTAGTTGTGGAACCTTCGATGGATGGTTTGGCCAGCCGTCCTTGCACAACCTGCAAAGGCCTACGCAGACTGCATTTTCTTCTTGGTGTTTGAGAAGTGCATCAGCAGTCATCGCAGTAGATTCGGTGACCTCCATTACTGTAATTTCACCATCCAAGGCTCGCACGTCTTGGTTTCTCTTTGGAGGATCAGCTGGAGCACGTGACAGGGTTACTGCAGTGGCCAAGTGCTTTCCTGGCACGTACAAaaacattttactggtaacgcaTGAGCCTCATACGAAATCTTTGAATGTGCGGTGGCATCATGTCGAGCTCTGCTTTACCCAGTAATATAATTAGCGGCCTGTGATCAGTCTCTATGTCGAAGACTATGCCCCTGACAAACTGGTGAAATCTTTCCACAGCCCATGTTACTGCGAGAGCCTCTTTTTCAGTCTGACTGTACCTTGTCTCAGCAGGGGACAGCGACCTGGAAATGTAGGCGACAGCACGTCCCACCCGTGGGTTGGTCTTGAAGCACCACTGCACCGAGACCATATGAGTTGGCATCGGCTGATACCGTAGTGTGAAACATTGGGTCGTACCTGGCCATAACATTAACATTAGTAACTGCGTCTTTCACACTCTGGGAAGCGTTCTACTGGTCTGGGCCCCGATACCATGTACTGGTTTTAGTGAGAAGCTGACGTATTGGTGCTGTAATCTCAGAGAGATTTGGTAGGAAGCGTCCCACATGATTTACCATACCGAGCAGCCTTCTCACACCACTGACGTCTGAAGGTGCCTGTAGATTTTTCAGAGCACTGATCTTGTCGGGGTCTGGCGAGATTCCATCGCTGCCCACTACTACACCCAAAAACTTTACTTTGGGCGCGGCAAACACACAGTTTGCCTTGTTCAGCTTTACACCAGCTCTTCGGAGGCGTTGCAAGAGATCTTGTAGTCTTCGGTCGTGCTCCTCCTTAGTTCTCCCAAAGACCAGGATGTCGCCGATCATATTTACCACGCCGTCCATCCCTTCCAGAATACAAACTCATTTGGCGTTGATagtactccggcgcagagcaAATGCCAAATGGAAGGCGTTGGAAACAGTACCTGCCGAAAGGAGTGATGAAGGTAGTCAACTCTTGACTTTCTTCTGCTAATTTCACTTGGTGAAATCCTGCGGTGGCATCGAGCTTAAAAAACACTTTGCCTTGACTGATATTCCCTAAGATGCTTTCCACTGATGGTAGCACATGTCGTTCGCGTAGCACTGATTGATTCAGTTTTGTCAGGTTCACGTAGATACGGGAGTCACCTGACGGCTTGGGAACAACCACAAAGCCAGCACACCATTCAGTTGGAGAGTCTATTCGGCAGATTACACCTTCCTTCTCCATCTTCTGCAGCTCCTTCTTTACGGCAGCATGAAGAGGTAGCGGTATTCTTCTGGGCACACTGAGCTGCGCCCAGACGCAGCTCAGTGTACCAAGCTGGTCCCAGACGCACAGCCAAAAAATGGCTGTGCGTCTGGGTGCAGCTTGATGGTGTATACATCCTGGAATTCCCCGAGACCTTCGAAAATGTCACCTTGCAGTAAAGCAGGCTTTTCCAATGAGACCGGATCTACAAAGGTGGCGATTCCAAGTGCTGTGATTGCTGGAAAGCTCAATAACGGAGGCTGTTGGTGTCGCAACACGTAAGCTGGCTGGACAGTAGCCTTCTCCTTCCACTCCAGAGTTGCCTGGAACACCCACAGAACATCCAACCGTGTATTTCCGGGTTCAGTAAGCACTTGATCAGGCTTGCGTAGCTTTTTGGGAATGCCTGGAAACCCCTTGGAGACAACCGTAACAGCTGCCCCAGTGTCCACCTTAAAAAGTTCGTGTCCATTCAGCAGCATGCGAACGAACTTCGCAACAT
This genomic stretch from Rhipicephalus sanguineus isolate Rsan-2018 unplaced genomic scaffold, BIME_Rsan_1.4 Seq5389, whole genome shotgun sequence harbors:
- the LOC119377674 gene encoding uncharacterized protein LOC119377674: MAVMKSCFARFGVPSVVVADNGPQFASEAFKDFSKAYGFSHVTSSPRYAQANGEVERMVRRVKDMFLKSKDIYLALLTYRDTPSVTGYSPTQLLMGRPLKTTIPKIDEALAPKWPSIFKVRKKDRAARKKQARNFNRHHAVRELRPLMPGDDVWVQDIPCVAKVLSPAQRPRSYIVETSSGVIQRNRKHLVPFDPTSGESTSSPSEDLLSEPVDVTLQDELGDSTPSPEQEPLGTTSCEERRDQQTYRTQYGRVVRKPERLDFSFQAEKGECSDPY